A region from the Mycolicibacterium litorale genome encodes:
- a CDS encoding type I polyketide synthase, with protein MSAATPDRRAIITEALRKIDDLTQRLAIAEQGEAEPIAVVGMGCRLPGGVDSPDQYWRLLRDGRSGIVRVPADRWDPDAFFCEDTSVPGTICTVSGGFLTSWQPDEFDAEFFGISPREAAAMDPQQRLLLEVSWEALENAGIPAHTLRGTQTSVFVGMTGYDYMLTLSDKLRADEYDAYVPFGNALNFAAGRLSYFLGVRGPAVVVDTACSSSLVSVHLACQSLRRRESDTALAAGVNLMLKPEANIALSRWGMLAPDGQCKTFDAAADGYVRSEGAGVVVLKRLGDALRDGDRVLALVRGSAVNQDGASSGQTVPNGPAQQALLRQALASSRLTPADIDYIEAHGTGTALGDPIELDALSGVFGDRTDTAPLVLGSVKTNLGHLESGAGIAGFIKTVLSVRNGYIPKHLNFEELTPHAGPGASEFTIASEGMDWPAVNRVRRAGVSSFGVSGTNAHVVIEEAPLPEDVDRPADPVVSTLVVSAKSTQRIASTAAALAEWMTSDAAAGVRLTDVAHTLNHHRARQQRFATVCARNGDAAAAGLRALAAGHTAAGVVPAHEGPCGPGTVFVYSGQGSQWPGMGRQLLTDEPAFAAAVADLEPAFVEQVGFSLREALGDGRAVHGDAVVQPVIMGLQLALTELWRSYGVTPDAVIGHSMGEITAAVVSGALTVAEGLRVIAIRSQLMSRLAGQGAVALLELDPDSTASLIADWPEVSLAVYSSPRQTVIAGPPAQVDALIDKVAAQQRFAKRVNMEVASHNALMEPILPELRRALTDLTPRTPSIRFISTVVDADTTPTLDADYWAANIRRPVRLSQAVRAAAADHTTFVEISAHPMLTHAISETLTEQHHHSIGTLWRDGDDTVTFHTNLNATHTVSAPQTPHPPEPHPVLPHTPWHHTRHWINPTSGPSRDGSHPLLGVGVTDPVTGRRVWENRLNPDMMWLGDHVIDEVCVLPGAAYAEMALAAATEALGTAPDERWTITELSLEQVMPVTDDGVLVATTLTGDASNARIEVRSRSSESSWTTHAVASVRRVDLPVPPALPVAETSSAGPDPEDLYQRLRSAGQQHGPAFQGIVGLSVSESGEARARVRLPSAARRGSGALLLHPVMMDIAVQVLGATTTATDLAGHGDGRSVVLPVAFAGIRPFGDVAEGAFAIGSLRPTEKPDRLAGHVVLTDADGRPLLEIDHIEMMVLRAPGSGDELSDKMFALDWRPTPLDVPVPDAGAAVLLLAEPCDRDETVGAVASTLAAKATAFQWISLTDQEELRSALINSGQSWDHIVLLYPSRDVDDSMPDQQQLDTAQSRTVQAAETVKTISRLGARNSPRLWMITRGAQQLRPDDQVTLAQAGLRGLVRVLTFEHPELNATIVDIEPTGGRSAAALVDELLAGGEHDEVALRDGQRYVRRLVAAPTTVKGQLAPEQRHTVIDIGGPDAFRLQLDQAGRLDGLKVHAAKRVTPQAGQVEIRVTVSALNFSDVLKTMGLYPGLNGQAPVIGGECVGVITEVGDGVDSVQVGQRVIAVAPGTLGSHVTTVEDLVVPVPDELSDNDAATFGVAYLTAWYSLLEVGRLEAGERVLIHSATGGVGLAAVAVAKMVGARVYATAGTEAKRHLLSTLGAEYVGDSRSVDFADEVLEVTDGVGVDVILNSLAGEAITRGVQILAPGGRFVELGKKDVYADASLGLAGLAKSASFSVVDLDLNLRLHPRRHRRMLEDILARAARGDLQPLPVTAFDFDHVIDAFRLMASGGHIGKILVSVPSDGDIRAIAPAPPQPLVTSDGGYIVVGGMGGVGFVAARRLAEQGAGMVVVNGRSGPDADTLAAMAELRARGVRIEVVTGDVAIPGTAERLVSAVQDAGFPLRGVLHSATVLEDQIVLNMSESAVGRVFHPKVAGAWRLHAATAQLDLDWWLVFSSAASLLGSPGQGAYAAANAWLDGLVAYRRSRGLPAVAINWGPWAEVGRGQSFANLGFSMITPEMGMAAMERALAADRATTGVFGLDARQWFQSFPAAAHSSLFSELQDATTVERRGHGRFQAELADMPENERPARVAATIADEICAVLRSTDPIDHSEAMTSLGLDSLMALELRNRLESRLGITLPAALVWAYPTISDLAGALYERMGFEQTPEIPEPESALAEDDLQLLADLVAASEAEVTMEAAES; from the coding sequence ATGTCTGCTGCGACGCCGGATCGCCGTGCGATCATCACCGAAGCGCTGCGCAAGATCGACGATCTGACCCAGCGATTGGCGATTGCCGAGCAAGGCGAGGCGGAGCCGATCGCCGTCGTGGGAATGGGATGCCGATTGCCCGGTGGCGTCGACAGCCCGGACCAGTACTGGCGGCTGTTGCGCGACGGTCGTAGCGGCATCGTCCGTGTCCCGGCCGATCGCTGGGATCCCGATGCCTTCTTCTGTGAAGACACCAGCGTGCCCGGCACCATCTGCACCGTGTCCGGCGGATTCTTGACGTCATGGCAGCCCGACGAGTTCGATGCAGAATTCTTCGGGATCTCCCCGCGGGAGGCTGCGGCGATGGATCCGCAACAGCGGTTGCTGCTCGAAGTCTCCTGGGAGGCACTGGAGAACGCCGGAATCCCGGCACACACGCTGCGCGGGACGCAGACCTCCGTCTTCGTCGGCATGACCGGATACGACTACATGCTCACGCTGTCCGACAAGCTCCGCGCCGACGAGTACGACGCGTATGTCCCGTTCGGGAACGCGTTGAACTTCGCGGCGGGCAGGTTGTCCTACTTCCTGGGCGTACGGGGTCCGGCAGTGGTGGTGGACACCGCGTGCTCGTCCTCGCTGGTGTCGGTGCACCTGGCATGCCAGAGCCTGCGCCGCCGCGAGAGCGACACCGCCCTCGCCGCCGGGGTGAACCTGATGCTCAAACCGGAAGCCAACATCGCATTGTCGCGGTGGGGGATGCTCGCCCCGGACGGTCAATGCAAGACGTTCGACGCCGCTGCTGACGGATACGTGCGCAGTGAAGGCGCCGGTGTGGTGGTGCTCAAGCGTCTCGGTGACGCGCTGCGCGACGGGGATCGGGTGCTTGCGCTGGTGCGTGGATCAGCCGTCAATCAAGACGGGGCAAGCAGCGGCCAGACGGTTCCCAACGGCCCGGCTCAGCAGGCGTTGCTGCGGCAAGCGCTGGCCTCTTCACGCCTGACCCCGGCCGACATCGACTACATCGAGGCCCACGGCACCGGGACCGCGCTGGGTGATCCGATCGAACTCGACGCGCTGAGTGGCGTTTTCGGCGATCGGACGGATACCGCGCCGCTCGTGCTGGGATCGGTGAAGACGAATCTCGGTCACCTCGAGTCCGGCGCAGGGATCGCCGGCTTCATCAAGACCGTGCTCAGTGTGCGCAACGGCTACATCCCCAAACACTTGAACTTCGAAGAGCTCACGCCGCACGCCGGGCCGGGTGCCTCTGAGTTCACCATCGCCTCTGAGGGCATGGATTGGCCGGCGGTGAACCGCGTACGCCGCGCCGGGGTCTCGTCCTTCGGTGTCAGCGGGACCAACGCACACGTGGTGATCGAAGAAGCGCCCTTGCCCGAAGATGTGGACCGGCCGGCGGACCCGGTCGTCAGCACGCTGGTGGTGTCGGCAAAATCCACCCAGCGCATCGCCTCCACGGCGGCCGCGCTGGCGGAGTGGATGACATCCGACGCCGCCGCGGGTGTCCGGTTGACCGATGTGGCGCACACTCTGAACCACCATCGCGCACGCCAGCAGAGATTCGCCACCGTCTGTGCCCGAAACGGCGACGCGGCCGCCGCGGGGCTACGGGCACTAGCCGCCGGTCACACCGCCGCCGGCGTGGTACCCGCCCATGAGGGACCCTGCGGGCCGGGCACGGTGTTCGTGTACTCCGGGCAAGGTTCGCAATGGCCGGGCATGGGCCGCCAGTTGCTGACCGACGAACCGGCCTTCGCCGCAGCGGTCGCCGACCTGGAACCGGCATTCGTCGAGCAGGTGGGGTTCTCACTGCGCGAAGCACTCGGCGACGGCCGAGCAGTGCACGGAGACGCTGTCGTACAGCCGGTGATCATGGGTCTGCAGTTGGCGCTGACAGAGTTGTGGCGCTCCTACGGTGTCACCCCGGACGCGGTGATCGGTCACTCCATGGGTGAGATCACCGCCGCGGTGGTCTCGGGCGCGCTCACGGTTGCCGAAGGACTCCGGGTGATCGCCATCCGCTCACAACTGATGTCGCGACTCGCCGGCCAAGGCGCCGTCGCACTGCTCGAGCTCGATCCGGACTCCACCGCTTCGCTGATCGCCGATTGGCCCGAGGTGAGCCTCGCGGTGTATTCGTCGCCGCGGCAGACCGTGATCGCGGGACCGCCGGCACAGGTCGACGCGCTCATCGACAAGGTGGCAGCGCAGCAGCGTTTCGCCAAGCGGGTGAACATGGAAGTCGCCTCACACAACGCGTTGATGGAACCGATTCTGCCCGAGCTGCGTCGCGCTCTGACCGATCTCACGCCGCGCACGCCGAGCATCCGGTTCATCTCCACGGTCGTGGACGCCGACACCACGCCGACCCTCGACGCCGACTACTGGGCGGCGAACATCCGCCGGCCCGTGCGACTGAGCCAAGCGGTCCGCGCGGCGGCCGCCGACCACACCACCTTCGTGGAGATCAGCGCGCACCCCATGCTGACGCACGCGATCAGCGAAACCCTCACCGAGCAGCATCATCACAGCATCGGGACGCTATGGCGCGACGGCGACGACACCGTCACCTTCCACACCAATCTCAACGCCACCCACACCGTCTCGGCACCGCAGACACCGCACCCGCCCGAGCCGCATCCCGTCCTGCCCCACACGCCGTGGCACCACACCCGGCACTGGATCAACCCCACGTCGGGGCCCAGCCGTGACGGCAGCCATCCGCTGCTGGGCGTGGGAGTCACCGACCCGGTCACCGGCAGGCGGGTATGGGAGAACCGGCTCAACCCGGACATGATGTGGCTGGGCGACCATGTCATCGACGAGGTGTGCGTCTTGCCGGGCGCGGCATACGCCGAGATGGCGCTCGCCGCGGCGACCGAAGCGCTCGGCACCGCACCGGATGAGCGCTGGACGATCACTGAGTTGTCGCTCGAGCAGGTTATGCCGGTGACCGACGACGGAGTTCTCGTGGCGACGACGCTCACCGGTGATGCGTCGAACGCACGCATCGAGGTCCGGTCCCGGTCGTCGGAGTCTTCCTGGACCACGCACGCGGTTGCCAGCGTGAGACGAGTCGATCTGCCCGTACCGCCCGCACTGCCGGTGGCCGAAACGTCCTCCGCGGGTCCGGATCCGGAGGATCTGTACCAGCGCCTGCGCAGCGCCGGACAGCAGCACGGTCCGGCGTTCCAGGGGATCGTCGGTCTGTCGGTGTCGGAATCGGGCGAGGCCCGTGCCCGTGTGCGGCTACCCTCGGCCGCCAGGCGAGGTTCTGGAGCTCTGCTGCTTCATCCGGTGATGATGGACATCGCCGTGCAGGTGCTCGGCGCCACGACAACCGCCACCGATCTCGCTGGGCACGGCGACGGGCGGAGCGTGGTACTGCCGGTCGCATTCGCCGGCATCCGGCCGTTCGGCGACGTCGCCGAAGGCGCCTTCGCAATCGGATCGCTGCGGCCCACCGAGAAACCCGATCGCCTCGCTGGTCACGTCGTGCTGACCGACGCCGACGGTCGACCGCTGCTGGAGATCGATCACATCGAGATGATGGTGTTGCGGGCACCGGGCAGCGGCGACGAACTGTCGGACAAGATGTTCGCCCTGGATTGGCGACCGACGCCGCTCGACGTGCCGGTGCCCGACGCCGGCGCAGCGGTGTTGCTGCTGGCCGAGCCGTGCGACCGTGATGAAACGGTCGGGGCGGTCGCCTCCACCCTCGCCGCCAAAGCCACTGCATTTCAGTGGATATCACTGACCGATCAAGAGGAGCTACGGTCGGCGCTGATCAACAGCGGTCAGTCCTGGGACCACATAGTCCTGCTCTATCCGAGCCGAGATGTCGACGATTCGATGCCCGACCAGCAGCAACTCGACACAGCTCAGTCTCGAACCGTGCAGGCGGCGGAAACCGTCAAGACCATCTCCCGGCTCGGAGCCAGGAACAGCCCGCGATTGTGGATGATCACCCGCGGCGCGCAGCAGCTCCGGCCTGATGATCAGGTCACGTTGGCGCAGGCGGGGCTTCGGGGACTGGTCCGTGTGCTGACTTTCGAACATCCTGAGCTGAACGCCACGATCGTCGACATCGAGCCGACGGGCGGCCGATCCGCGGCGGCACTCGTGGACGAACTGCTGGCCGGCGGAGAGCACGACGAAGTCGCCCTTCGCGACGGCCAGCGTTATGTGCGCCGGCTGGTCGCCGCACCCACTACCGTCAAGGGACAGCTGGCTCCCGAGCAGCGCCACACCGTCATCGACATCGGCGGTCCTGATGCCTTTCGTCTGCAGCTCGACCAGGCGGGACGGCTCGACGGACTCAAAGTGCACGCCGCCAAGAGGGTCACGCCTCAGGCGGGTCAGGTGGAGATCCGCGTCACCGTCTCGGCGCTCAACTTCTCGGACGTCCTCAAGACGATGGGACTCTATCCCGGGCTCAACGGGCAGGCACCGGTCATCGGTGGCGAATGCGTGGGTGTGATCACCGAGGTCGGCGACGGCGTCGACTCCGTACAGGTCGGCCAGCGCGTCATCGCCGTCGCACCCGGGACGCTGGGCTCCCATGTGACGACCGTGGAAGACCTCGTCGTCCCCGTCCCGGATGAGTTGAGCGACAACGACGCAGCCACATTCGGTGTGGCGTACCTGACCGCGTGGTACTCGCTGCTCGAGGTCGGCCGCCTGGAGGCGGGGGAGCGAGTGCTGATCCACTCCGCGACAGGCGGTGTCGGCTTGGCCGCGGTCGCCGTCGCCAAGATGGTCGGAGCGCGGGTGTACGCCACCGCCGGAACAGAGGCCAAACGGCACCTGCTGTCCACGCTGGGCGCGGAATACGTCGGCGATTCGCGCAGTGTCGACTTCGCCGACGAGGTCCTCGAGGTCACCGACGGCGTCGGCGTCGACGTCATCCTGAACTCGCTCGCCGGCGAGGCGATCACGCGTGGTGTTCAGATACTCGCTCCCGGTGGCCGTTTCGTGGAGCTCGGTAAGAAGGACGTCTACGCCGACGCGTCACTGGGACTGGCCGGGCTCGCCAAGAGCGCCTCCTTCTCGGTGGTCGACCTCGATCTCAACCTGCGACTGCACCCACGACGTCACCGGCGGATGCTCGAGGACATCCTGGCGCGTGCCGCTCGCGGTGACCTGCAGCCACTGCCGGTGACGGCATTCGACTTCGACCACGTGATCGACGCCTTCCGGCTCATGGCGTCGGGTGGCCACATCGGTAAGATCCTGGTCTCCGTGCCGAGCGACGGTGACATCCGTGCCATCGCGCCGGCGCCGCCGCAGCCGCTGGTCACCTCCGATGGTGGGTACATCGTCGTGGGCGGCATGGGTGGCGTCGGTTTCGTCGCCGCGCGTCGACTGGCCGAACAGGGTGCCGGAATGGTTGTGGTGAACGGACGTTCGGGTCCCGACGCGGACACCCTGGCGGCGATGGCGGAACTGCGGGCCAGGGGCGTGCGGATCGAGGTCGTCACCGGCGACGTCGCGATACCGGGCACCGCGGAACGTCTCGTCAGCGCCGTGCAGGATGCCGGCTTCCCGCTTCGCGGAGTACTGCACAGTGCGACGGTTCTCGAAGACCAGATCGTGCTCAACATGTCGGAGTCGGCTGTCGGGCGGGTGTTCCATCCGAAGGTGGCGGGCGCCTGGCGGCTTCACGCCGCCACCGCCCAGCTCGATCTCGACTGGTGGCTGGTGTTCTCCTCCGCCGCATCGCTTCTCGGGTCACCCGGGCAGGGCGCGTATGCGGCAGCCAACGCCTGGCTCGACGGCCTCGTGGCCTATCGACGGTCCCGCGGACTTCCCGCCGTGGCGATCAACTGGGGCCCTTGGGCGGAAGTCGGACGCGGCCAGTCCTTCGCCAATCTCGGCTTCTCGATGATCACGCCGGAAATGGGCATGGCGGCGATGGAGAGGGCGCTCGCCGCCGACCGGGCCACCACCGGGGTGTTCGGGCTCGACGCCCGGCAGTGGTTCCAATCGTTCCCCGCGGCCGCCCATTCGTCGCTGTTCAGTGAATTGCAGGATGCGACCACCGTGGAGCGACGGGGTCACGGCAGATTCCAGGCCGAGCTCGCCGACATGCCGGAAAACGAACGCCCCGCTCGGGTCGCGGCGACGATCGCCGACGAGATCTGCGCGGTCCTGCGGTCGACCGATCCGATCGATCACAGCGAGGCGATGACGTCGTTGGGCCTCGACTCGCTGATGGCACTGGAACTCCGGAACAGACTCGAATCGCGACTCGGCATCACGCTGCCCGCGGCGCTCGTCTGGGCCTACCCGACGATCTCGGATCTCGCCGGTGCCCTGTATGAACGCATGGGCTTCGAGCAGACGCCGGAAATACCCGAACCGGAATCCGCACTGGCCGAGGACGACCTGCAGTTGCTGGCCGATCTCGTCGCGGCCAGCGAAGCCGAGGTCACGATGGAAGCCGCTGAATCATGA
- a CDS encoding type I polyketide synthase, translated as MAAVSSDRRAIITEALRKIDDLSARLAVAEQGETEPIAVVGLGCRLPGGVTDPDGFWNLLQDGRSGIVRVPSQRWDADEFYSADNAEPGKICTREGGFLTGWEPDEFDAEFFGISPREAAAMDPQQRLLMEVTWEALEHAGIPATTLRGTQTSVYIGLTTNDYSLLFANKLRHEEIDPYVPFGNAANFAAGRLSYFLGVRGPAVVVDTACSSSLVSVHLACQSLRRRESDTALAAGVNLMLSPENSVACSRWGMLAPDGRCKTFDAGADGYVRSEGCGVVVLKRLSDALRDSDRVLAVVRGSAVNQDGASSGQTVPNGPAQQALLRQALAASRLGPADIDYIEAHGTGTALGDPIELDALSAVFGDRGDAAPLVLGSVKTNLGHLESGAGITGFIKTVLSVRHGYIPKHLHFRELTPHAGPGASQFRIAADGLPWPGVDRPRRAGVSSFGVSGTNAHIVIEQAPAVEPVMGEPAPAVSTLVVSGKSGERIAATAGALADWMTETDIPLADIAHTLNHHRTRHAKFATVCARDPAQAVAGLRALSAGRHAVGVVNPHDGPCGSGTVLVFSGQGSQWAGMGRRLLVDEPVFAAAVDELEPVFVEQVGFSLRQVLAGGEAVAGDARVQPVIMGLQLALTELWRAYGVSPDAVIGHSMGEVTAAVVAGALSVRDGLRVIAVRSRLMSRLAGQGAVALVTSDADATGALIAGYEDVSVAGYLAPHQTVIAGPPAPVAAVIDAATAAGAIARRVNMEVASHTALMDPILGELRAALNDLAPRTPVIPFFSTVDTTTSAPALDADYWAANVRRPVRLHQAVSAAADAHTTFIEISPHPVLAHAISETLADKHHHVVGTLTRDTDDTVTFRTNLNTTHTTQPPTTPHPPEPHPQLPTTPWHHGHHWLTVKSPAGIGQPADRRDEVTVRTAADLADGSWLLIADTATAELVGEVAVLPTAALAEDASSAILLDALCAVENVLFIPELPVDGFDAESGYRLFSGIRRLTSVLTAMATPPRLHLAVPSPDIHDGGSAARTTVSGLAATFARDHTGLWGGLVVIEPTGTQHGNDDDIDPSAPGGDVLELWRTYPADRRRVLLHRHVSVLIAAVMGLPSPESLDPADDFFELGMDSMMSVVLQRALLATLGVEVSSPDLFDNSTVESLASHLVELGERENESLRDFADVPLPEKVS; from the coding sequence ATGGCTGCTGTGTCGTCGGATCGCCGTGCGATCATCACCGAGGCGTTGCGCAAGATCGACGATCTGTCGGCGCGGCTGGCGGTCGCCGAGCAGGGGGAGACCGAACCGATCGCCGTGGTGGGTCTCGGCTGCCGGTTGCCCGGCGGAGTCACCGACCCAGACGGGTTCTGGAATCTGCTGCAAGACGGCCGCTCCGGGATCGTGCGGGTGCCGTCGCAACGGTGGGACGCCGACGAGTTCTACAGCGCCGACAACGCCGAACCCGGCAAGATATGCACCCGCGAGGGCGGGTTTCTGACCGGGTGGGAGCCCGATGAGTTCGACGCCGAGTTCTTCGGGATCTCTCCGCGCGAAGCCGCCGCCATGGACCCCCAGCAGCGCCTGCTCATGGAGGTCACCTGGGAAGCGTTGGAGCACGCCGGAATTCCCGCGACCACCCTGCGCGGCACTCAGACCTCGGTCTACATCGGCCTCACCACCAACGACTACTCACTGCTGTTCGCGAACAAGCTGCGCCACGAGGAGATCGACCCCTACGTGCCGTTCGGCAATGCCGCGAACTTCGCGGCCGGGCGGTTGTCGTACTTCCTGGGGGTGCGGGGTCCGGCGGTGGTGGTGGACACGGCGTGTTCGTCGTCGTTGGTGTCGGTGCATCTGGCGTGTCAGAGCCTGCGCCGCCGCGAGAGCGACACCGCACTGGCCGCCGGCGTCAACCTCATGCTGAGCCCCGAGAACAGCGTCGCATGTTCCCGGTGGGGGATGTTGGCTCCGGACGGGCGGTGCAAGACCTTCGACGCCGGCGCCGACGGGTATGTGCGCAGCGAGGGGTGCGGGGTGGTCGTGCTCAAACGACTCAGCGATGCGCTCCGTGACAGTGACCGGGTGTTGGCGGTGGTGCGCGGGTCGGCGGTCAACCAGGACGGCGCGAGCAGTGGGCAGACGGTACCCAACGGTCCGGCGCAGCAGGCGCTGCTGCGGCAGGCGCTGGCCGCGTCGCGGCTCGGGCCTGCCGATATCGATTACATCGAGGCGCACGGCACCGGTACCGCGCTGGGTGATCCGATCGAACTCGACGCGCTCAGTGCGGTCTTCGGTGACCGCGGCGATGCGGCACCGCTGGTGCTCGGGTCGGTGAAGACGAACCTCGGGCACCTCGAATCCGGCGCGGGGATCACCGGTTTCATCAAGACCGTGCTCAGCGTGCGGCACGGCTACATCCCCAAACACCTGCACTTCCGCGAGCTCACCCCGCACGCCGGGCCGGGTGCATCGCAGTTCCGGATCGCCGCCGACGGGTTGCCGTGGCCGGGCGTGGACCGGCCGCGCCGGGCCGGAGTGTCGTCGTTCGGGGTCAGTGGCACCAACGCCCACATCGTCATCGAACAGGCCCCTGCGGTCGAGCCAGTGATGGGGGAACCCGCCCCCGCGGTGAGCACGCTGGTGGTCTCGGGGAAGTCCGGCGAGCGGATCGCCGCCACCGCGGGTGCGCTCGCGGACTGGATGACCGAAACCGATATTCCGTTGGCGGACATCGCCCACACCCTCAACCACCACCGGACCAGGCACGCCAAGTTCGCGACCGTGTGCGCGCGGGATCCGGCTCAGGCGGTGGCGGGTCTGCGGGCGTTGTCGGCGGGTCGGCATGCGGTCGGCGTGGTGAATCCGCATGACGGGCCGTGTGGTTCGGGGACGGTGTTGGTGTTTTCGGGTCAGGGTTCGCAGTGGGCGGGGATGGGTCGCCGGTTGTTGGTCGACGAGCCGGTGTTCGCGGCGGCGGTCGATGAGTTGGAGCCGGTGTTCGTCGAGCAGGTGGGTTTCTCGTTGCGTCAGGTGCTCGCCGGTGGTGAGGCGGTGGCCGGGGATGCGCGGGTGCAGCCGGTGATCATGGGGTTGCAGCTGGCGTTGACCGAGTTGTGGCGCGCTTACGGGGTGAGTCCGGATGCGGTGATCGGTCATTCGATGGGGGAGGTCACTGCCGCGGTCGTGGCCGGGGCCCTGTCGGTGCGTGACGGGTTGCGGGTCATTGCCGTGCGGTCTCGGCTGATGTCCCGGCTGGCCGGACAGGGGGCGGTCGCGCTGGTGACCTCCGACGCCGACGCCACCGGGGCGTTGATCGCCGGGTACGAGGACGTCAGCGTCGCCGGATACCTCGCGCCGCACCAGACCGTGATCGCCGGGCCGCCGGCGCCGGTGGCCGCGGTGATCGATGCGGCGACAGCGGCGGGCGCAATCGCGCGGCGGGTGAACATGGAAGTCGCGTCCCATACCGCGCTGATGGATCCAATCCTCGGCGAGTTACGCGCTGCCCTGAATGATCTCGCGCCTCGGACACCGGTGATCCCGTTCTTCTCCACCGTCGACACCACCACCTCGGCGCCGGCGCTGGACGCCGACTACTGGGCGGCCAACGTGCGCAGGCCGGTGCGGCTGCACCAGGCGGTCTCGGCTGCCGCCGACGCTCACACCACCTTTATCGAGATCAGCCCGCACCCGGTGCTCGCCCACGCGATCAGCGAAACCCTCGCCGACAAACACCACCACGTCGTCGGCACACTGACCCGCGACACCGACGACACCGTCACTTTCCGCACCAACCTCAACACCACCCACACCACCCAACCACCCACCACACCACACCCACCCGAACCCCATCCCCAACTCCCCACCACCCCCTGGCACCACGGCCACCACTGGCTGACGGTGAAGTCACCGGCAGGCATCGGTCAACCGGCGGACCGCCGCGACGAGGTGACGGTGCGGACCGCCGCGGACCTCGCCGACGGATCGTGGTTGCTGATCGCCGACACCGCGACGGCCGAACTGGTCGGTGAAGTGGCAGTGCTACCCACGGCGGCGCTCGCCGAAGATGCCTCCAGCGCAATCCTTCTGGACGCCCTGTGCGCGGTCGAGAATGTCCTTTTCATCCCGGAACTGCCGGTGGACGGATTCGACGCCGAATCCGGCTACCGGCTGTTCAGCGGCATCCGACGGTTGACGTCGGTGTTGACCGCCATGGCCACGCCACCGCGACTTCATCTCGCGGTGCCGTCACCCGACATCCACGACGGCGGCTCCGCGGCCCGCACGACCGTCAGCGGGCTCGCCGCCACCTTCGCCCGTGACCACACCGGGCTGTGGGGTGGCCTGGTGGTCATCGAACCGACCGGAACGCAACACGGGAACGACGACGACATCGACCCGTCCGCACCGGGCGGTGACGTGCTGGAGCTGTGGCGCACGTATCCGGCGGATCGCCGACGCGTCCTGCTGCATCGCCACGTGAGCGTGTTGATCGCCGCGGTGATGGGTCTGCCCTCACCCGAATCCCTCGATCCCGCAGACGACTTCTTCGAGTTGGGGATGGACTCGATGATGAGCGTGGTCCTGCAACGGGCGCTCCTCGCCACACTCGGTGTGGAGGTCTCGTCACCCGACCTCTTCGACAACTCGACAGTCGAATCCCTCGCCTCACACCTCGTCGAGCTCGGCGAGAGGGAAAACGAATCGCTCCGGGACTTCGCTGACGTACCCCTGCCCGAGAAGGTGAGTTGA